The Bacillus sp. NEB1478 genome contains the following window.
GAAATTTCAAAAGAGGTTTTACAAAACAAGAAAATTGCGGTTGTTGGCTATGGATCCCAAGGGCACGCTCATGCTTTGAATTTAAAAGACTCAGGTTATGATGTTGTAATCGGTATTCGTGAAGGCAAGTCATTTGATCAAGCGGTACAGGATGGTTTTGACGTATATTCGGTTTCTGAAGCTGTTCGGATTGCAGATGTTGTAATGGTCTTGCTTCCGGATGAAAGGCAGCCAGAAGTTTATAAGAATGAAATTTTACCAGAGTTAACCTCAGGAAATGCACTAGTTTTCGCTCATGGATTCAATGTCCATTATCATCAAGTGGTGCCGCCTGAAAATGTAGATGTATTCTTAGTTGCTCCAAAAGGTCCTGGTCATCTCGTGAGAAGAACCTATGAAGCAGGTGAAGGAGTTCCGGCACTTTTTGCAGTTTATCAAGATGCGACTGGCACGGCTAGAGAAACAGCACTTGCTTATGCAGAAGGAATTGGTGCAGCAAGAGCCGGGGTGTTAGAAACAAGCTTTCAAGAAGAAACCGAAACGGACTTGTTTGGTGAACAGGCTGTACTGTGTGGAGGATTAACATCCCTAGTGAAAGCCGGATTTGAAACTTTAACAGAAGCGGGTTATCAGCCGGAAGTAGCTTACTTTGAATGTTTGCATGAATTGAAACTCATCGTGGATCTCATGTATGAAGGTGGATTAGAAGGAATGAGACATTCGATTTCCGATACTGCACAATGGGGTGATTTCCAATCAGGTCCGCGTGTTATCAATGGAGCTGTGAAAGAGTCCATGAAAGAAGTATTAAAAGAAGTTCAAAACGGCGAGTTTGCTAAAAACTGGATTTTAGAAAACCAAGCAAATCGACCTGTATTCCAAGTAGTTAATCAAAATGAGAAAAACCATCCGATTGAAAAAGTAGGAAGAGAACTCCGGGAAATGATGCCTTTTGTAAAAGCAAAACAAAAAAAGGAGGCGGTCGTTAGTGCGAACCGTTGACATCCTAGATACAACTTTAAGAGACGGTGAACAAACTGCTGGTGTGAATTTGAATACGGAAGAAAAAATCGAGATTGCTAAACGTCTTGAGAAGCTTGGTGTAGATGTAATGGAGGCTGGGTTTCCGGCAGCATCAAAAGGTGACTTAGATGCTGTGAAAAAAGTGGCTTCCATTGTAAAAAGCTCCTCTGTTACAGCATTGGCTAGATCTAACAAATCGGATATTGATGCAGCTTGGGAAGCACTTAAAGATTCAGCTGAACCGCGATTGCATGTCTTTATTGCTACATCGCCTATTCATATGACTTATAAATTGAAAAAAACACCTGATCAAGTAGTCGAGGCTGCAGTTCAGTCGGTTCAATACGCGAGAAAGAAATTTCCTGTTGTACAGTGGTCGGCTGAAGATGCTTGCCGGTCTGATTTGTTATTTTTGACTCGGATTGTTGAAAAAGTAATCGATGCTGGAGCAAAAGTAATTAATATTCCAGATACTGTAGGTTTTATTAATCCAGAAGAATACGGAAAAATATTCACGTATTTACGAGAAAATGTGCCAAATATTGATCGTGCGATTCTTTCAGCTCACTGTCATGATGACTTAGGGATGGCGGTTGCCAATTCCCTCTCAGCAATTGAAAATGGCGCTGACCAAGTAGAATGCACAATTAATGGTATCGGAGAAAGAGCTGGAAATGCTTCTTTAGAAGAAATTGCAGTGGCTCTTGCGATTCGCGAAGATTTTTATCAAGCCAAAACCAATTTAAAGTTAAATGAAATAAGCCGCACGAGTCAGCTTGTGAGCAGGTTAACAGGTATCGCTGTTCCTCCAAAT
Protein-coding sequences here:
- the ilvC gene encoding ketol-acid reductoisomerase, producing MAKVYYENEISKEVLQNKKIAVVGYGSQGHAHALNLKDSGYDVVIGIREGKSFDQAVQDGFDVYSVSEAVRIADVVMVLLPDERQPEVYKNEILPELTSGNALVFAHGFNVHYHQVVPPENVDVFLVAPKGPGHLVRRTYEAGEGVPALFAVYQDATGTARETALAYAEGIGAARAGVLETSFQEETETDLFGEQAVLCGGLTSLVKAGFETLTEAGYQPEVAYFECLHELKLIVDLMYEGGLEGMRHSISDTAQWGDFQSGPRVINGAVKESMKEVLKEVQNGEFAKNWILENQANRPVFQVVNQNEKNHPIEKVGRELREMMPFVKAKQKKEAVVSANR
- a CDS encoding 2-isopropylmalate synthase, translated to MRTVDILDTTLRDGEQTAGVNLNTEEKIEIAKRLEKLGVDVMEAGFPAASKGDLDAVKKVASIVKSSSVTALARSNKSDIDAAWEALKDSAEPRLHVFIATSPIHMTYKLKKTPDQVVEAAVQSVQYARKKFPVVQWSAEDACRSDLLFLTRIVEKVIDAGAKVINIPDTVGFINPEEYGKIFTYLRENVPNIDRAILSAHCHDDLGMAVANSLSAIENGADQVECTINGIGERAGNASLEEIAVALAIREDFYQAKTNLKLNEISRTSQLVSRLTGIAVPPNKAVVGKNAFAHESGIHQDGVLKEKSTYEIITPELVGVPSNQLVLGKHSGRHAFRDYLSKLGFHPEESKVNNLFEEFKKLADRKKEMTEEDIFALLIDHRIQPEVPLYHLKDIQVNYGTNQIPTATLRLLTPEGKLIQDAATGSGSVEAIYNTLGKMLPSSLKLIDYRIQSVGAGRDALAQVFVQIVCDGNEINGSGTAQDVLEASAKAYVHAFNKLQLHSEKVSYERVSI